In Syntrophorhabdaceae bacterium, the following are encoded in one genomic region:
- the argF gene encoding ornithine carbamoyltransferase: MKSKRDFTKLLDITREECEYLLERSTFLKMQKKQGKEYKPLKDKSLAMIFEKSSTRTRASFEIGMWELGGYAMFLSSGESQIGRGEPVKDTARVLSRYVDAIMIRTYGQALVEELAQWATVPLVNGLSDTYHPCQILADLFTIREFKGNLGDLKIAYIGDGNNVANSWLEACILLDLSFSIATPEQYAAKGSLLEKAKENSRFVATHDPLEAVRDADVIYTDVWVSMGQEAEKEERTLSFASYRIDDALLKEAKKGAIVMHCLPAHRNKEISDGVFESQQEVIFSQAENRLHTQKALLEWLIKGSEG; this comes from the coding sequence ATGAAATCAAAGCGGGATTTTACAAAACTCCTGGACATCACGCGGGAGGAATGCGAATACCTTCTGGAAAGGTCGACTTTCCTGAAAATGCAAAAGAAGCAGGGCAAAGAGTATAAACCCCTCAAAGATAAGAGTCTTGCCATGATTTTCGAAAAATCCTCGACCAGGACGAGGGCCTCTTTTGAGATCGGCATGTGGGAGCTGGGTGGATATGCCATGTTCTTGAGCTCCGGGGAATCCCAGATAGGCCGCGGCGAGCCCGTGAAAGATACGGCCAGGGTATTGAGCCGCTATGTGGACGCCATAATGATAAGGACTTACGGCCAGGCCCTCGTGGAGGAACTGGCCCAGTGGGCCACGGTGCCCCTGGTGAACGGTCTCTCCGATACCTACCATCCCTGCCAGATCCTGGCGGACCTTTTCACCATCCGGGAATTCAAAGGAAATCTCGGTGATCTGAAGATCGCCTATATCGGGGACGGTAACAATGTGGCGAACTCCTGGCTGGAGGCGTGCATACTGCTCGACCTCAGTTTCTCCATCGCCACGCCGGAGCAATACGCGGCGAAAGGGAGTCTTCTCGAAAAGGCGAAGGAGAATAGCCGGTTTGTCGCTACCCATGACCCCCTGGAGGCGGTCCGGGACGCGGATGTGATCTATACGGACGTGTGGGTGAGCATGGGCCAGGAGGCGGAGAAGGAAGAAAGGACGCTTTCTTTTGCCTCATACCGGATAGACGACGCCCTCCTCAAAGAGGCGAAGAAAGGCGCCATAGTGATGCATTGCCTTCCCGCCCACAGAAATAAGGAGATATCGGACGGTGTATTCGAGTCCCAGCAGGAAGTGATCTTCTCCCAGGCGGAGAACAGGCTTCACACGCAAAAGGCCCTGCTGGAGTGGTTGATAAAAGGCAGTGAAGGTTAG